The Fundulus heteroclitus isolate FHET01 unplaced genomic scaffold, MU-UCD_Fhet_4.1 scaffold_56, whole genome shotgun sequence genome has a segment encoding these proteins:
- the LOC118561099 gene encoding E3 ubiquitin-protein ligase TRIM21-like, translating to MSSGSNLRSEDQFLCSICLDVFTDPVSTPCGHNFCKACITHYWEANVPYKCPLCNELFTSRPQLRVNTLFREMVAQFRHEAQQEASSSSSAAKPGEVPCDVCTGTKLKALKSCLVCLLSYCQTHLEPHLTTPRLKKHQLMEPVENLEDRMCLQHDKPLELFCRTDQTCVCSLCSVLDHKNHKFVPLREECEGKKAELKKTEAEVQKMIQSRRVKIQEIKESVKISKDAADREKAEGVQVFTALKEAAERGLKKLIKEIQDKQKTAEKQAKDFIKDLEQEISELMKRSSEVKQLSQSEDHLHLLQSFSSLKAAPPTKNWTEIRVHPPSYEGTVVRAAAQLLEKMKKEMKKKLLEADLKRVQQYAVDVTLDPDTAQPWLILSDDGKQVKHGDVRKKLPDNPERFSECPDVLGHQSFSSGRFYFEVQVKGKTEWTLGVARESINRKGTFALRPQKGFWTVWLRNRNEYSANAEPSVRLHLQPGPEKVGVFVDYEEGLVSFYNVDAAALIYSFTACCFTEKLYPYFSPCLNYGGKNSAPLIIC from the coding sequence ATGTCTTCTGGCAGCAACCTGAGGTCTGAGGATCAGTTTCTGTGCTCCATCTGTCTGGATGTGTTCACTGATCCAGTCAGCACACCATGTGGACACAACTTCTGCAAAGCCTGCATCACTCACTACTGGGAGGCTAATGTTCCCTACAAGTGTCCCCTGTGCAACGAGCTTTTCACCTCTAGACCTCAGCTGAGAGTCAACACCTTGTTTAGAGAGATGGTTGCTCAGTTCAGACATGAAGCTCAGCAggaagccagcagcagcagctcagctgcTAAACCAGGAGAAGTTCCCTGTGACGTCTGCACTGGAACCAAGCTGAAGGCCCTGAAGTCCTGCCTGGTGTGTCTGCTCTCCTACTGTCAGACTCACCTGGAGCCTCATCTGACCACTCCACGTCTGAAGAAACATCAGCTGATGGAGCCTGTGGAGAACCTGGAGGACAGGATGTGTCTGCAGCACGATAAACCCCTGGAGCTGTTCTGTAGGACCGACCAGACATGTGTCTGCTCGCTCTGTTCTGTTCTAGACCACAAGAACCACAAGTTTGTTCCTCTGAGAGAAGAATGTGAaggaaagaaggcagagctgaagaaGACCGAGGCTGAAGTTCAGAAGATGATCCAGAGCAGACGAGTGAAGATCCAGGAGATCAAAGAGTCGGTGAAGATCAGTAAAGATGctgcagacagagagaaagcagaAGGTGTTCAGGTCTTCACTGCTCTGAAGGAGGCTGCTGAGAGAGGCCTGAAGAAGCTCATCAAGGAGAtccaagacaaacagaaaactgcagaGAAACAGGCTAAAGACTTCATCAAAGATCTGGAGCAGGAAATCTCTgagctgatgaagaggagctCTGAGGTGAAGCAGCTCTCACAGTCTGAagaccacctccacctcctccaaaGCTTCTCCTCCCTGAAAGCTGCTCCACCCACCAAGAACTGGACAGAGATCAGAGTTCATCCTCCATCATATGAGGGGACTGTGGTGagagctgctgctcagctgctggagaagatgaagaaggagatgaagaagaagctgctggAGGCTGATCTAAAGAGGGTCCAGCAGTATGCAGTGGATGTGACTCTGGATCCTGATACAGCTCAACCCTGGCTCATCCTGTCTGATGATGGAAAACAGGTGAAACATGGAGATGTGAGGAAGAAGCTTCCAGACAATCCAGAGAGATTTTCTGAGTGTCCGGATGTTTTAGGACATCAGAGTTTCTCTTCAGGCAGATTTTACTTTGAGGTTCAGGTTAAAGGAAAAACTGAGTGGACTTTAGGAGTGGCCAGAGAGTCCATCAACAGGAAGGGAACATTCGCTCTGAGGCCTCAGAAAGGTTTCTGGACTGTTTGGTTGAGAAATAGAAATGAGTACTCAGCTAATGCTGAACCTTCAGTCCGTCTCCATCTCCAGCCTGGTCCTGAGAAGGTGGGGGTGTTTGTGGATTATGAGGAGGGTCTGGTCTCCTTTTATAATGTAGATGCTGCAGCTCTGATCTACTCCTTTACTGCCTGCTGCTTCACTGAGAAGCTCTACCCATACTTCAGTCCCTGTTTAAATTATGGAGGTAAAAACTCTGCTCCTCTGATCATCTGCTAA